Proteins encoded together in one Microplitis mediator isolate UGA2020A chromosome 7, iyMicMedi2.1, whole genome shotgun sequence window:
- the LOC130671506 gene encoding uncharacterized protein LOC130671506 translates to MPKVNISASYSQKYTKKWEREAELKGFSRKFTDKLSKNYSIKIRYLDWIGADPSGQPEFAYCKYCRTTLSAHKKGLLEHSKSKKHENCVIKNKSALESKSLDLTFKPTVTDHIEIAELKIAAFIAEHCSVKTVDHMVDILPKLDPSSDTLARLKLHRTKCTTLIKNVLGPCILDQLIEEIGDSLYSIIIDESTDTSTQKTLCVMLRFFSVPKKEVVTTFYRLIKIVDCDAKSVHQAIKSQLEKDNLKIQNMVGIGVDGASVMIGKKNSVTAIFKRELNDLIIMRCVCHSLHLCAEDAAAALPSRLEHFVREAHNYFAYSPKRIEKYKDLYETMNDNRNSK, encoded by the exons atgCCAAAAGTAAATATATCTGCAAGCTATTCTCAAAAATACACGAAGAAATGGGAGAGAGAAGCTGAACTAAAAG GATTTTCTAGGAAATTCACAGACAAGCTGTCAAAGAACTATTCAATCAAAATAAGATATTTAG ATTGGATAGGAGCTGATCCCAGTGGACAACCGGAGTTTGCTTACTGTAAATATTGCCGCACAACGCTATCTGCACATAAAAAGGGTTTGCTGGAACATTCAAAGAGTAAAAAGCATGAAAACtgtgtaataaaaaacaaatcagcTCTTGAAAGTAAATCATTAGATCTCACGTTCAAACCCACTGTGACAGATCATATAGAAATAGCAGAGTTAAAAATAGCTGCGTTCATTGCTGAGCATTGCTCTGTAAAAACTGTCGATCATATGGTCGATATTCTGCCTAAACTGGATCCGTCATCAGACACACTTGCAAGATTGAAACTCCACCGGACTAAATGCACCAcgttgataaaaaatgtattgggCCCATGCATACTTGATCAATTAATTGAAGAAATAGGAGATTCtctttattcaattataattgatGAAAGCACTGATACTTCAACTCAAAAAACATTATGTGTGATGTTgcgatttttttctgtaccAAAAAAGGAAGTGGTGACAACATTTTATCGGCTGATAAAAATAGTTGACTGTGATGCGAAATCTGTTCACCAAGCTATAAAATCGCAACTAGAAAAAGACAatctcaaaattcaaaatatggTCGGAATTGGCGTTGACGGAGCAAGTGTTatgattggaaaaaaaaattctgttacTGCTATTTTTAAGAGagaattaaatgatttaattataatgagaTGTGTGTGTCATTCCCTTCATTTATGTGCCGAAGATGCCGCTGCTGCGCTGCCTAGTCGGCTAGAGCATTTCGTTAGGGAAGCACATAATTATTTTGCATACAGCCCTAAAcgaatagaaaaatacaaagattTATATGAAACTATGAACGATAATCGAAACTCCAAGTAA
- the LOC130671950 gene encoding cilia- and flagella-associated protein 251-like, whose translation MGVEQAGMEKWLTSDSNKNEMEDSNQKEIDEKNKVEGGNDTDGSEEEELNATIVEKTGNDSDKIKDSNEGQPEIKRTNGEDKMDRKEESEDGIDWKESLKKIEKYILGNLGKLICKDMEEKSAIVSAELKAVQYSLKKGLETITGGACSKCQAYQSEAKMYQSEAKERRQKLEEERRCWRKERNDLIRRRWEAESEREEMKRRIEKEREQRDDCRNQQNSDGQRTERVYNNEDYVPERWDEVHTDRRRLDGEQRQRDLSNGQPLRTDANNNRQPLRADASNNPQQSATKQGASQLEIGTAAHSQDDNGDGKKRATDKEGTKGGGGKTSKNHSWEQPKKLSMNDFIEEIAKRRKRRNNICIRHKCADSKQAVRQIEEKLQVNLSNKKFNIYSENLLMVYCESFAEKIDFMKNRGNLKGSDIFLDDDLTTREQEVNAWLRNVEQIQREKGASTRRSYMKICIDGRWEQWNEKTGELEVVKNRN comes from the exons ATGGGGGTGGAGCAAGCAGGCATGGAAAAATGGCTAACAAGTGACAGCAATAAGAATGAGATGGAAGACAGTAATCAGAAAGAGAtagatgaaaaaaacaaagtcGAGGGTGGCAACGATACCGACGGAAGTGAGGAGGAGGAACTTAACGCAACGATAGTGGAAAAAACAGGAAATGACAGTGACAAAATAAAGGACAGTAATGAAGGACAGCCAGAAATTAAAAGAACAAATGGGGAAGACAAAATGGATAGAAAAGAAGAAAGTGAAGATGGGATAGACTGGAAAGAAAGTctcaaaaaaatagaaaaatatatat tgGGAAACCTAGGAAAACTTATCTGCAAAGATATGGAAGAGAAAAGTGCAATTGTGTCAGCGGAACTTAAAGCAGTACAatacagtttaaaaaaagggCTGGAAACAATAACAGGTGGCGCGTGCTCCAAATGCCAAGCGTATCAAAGTGAGGCAAAAATGTACCAAAGCGAGGCAAAAGAAAGGAGACAAAAACTAGAAGAGGAAAGAAGATGTTGGAGAAAAGAGAGAAATGATTTAATAAGGAGACGATGGGAAGCAGAAAGTGAGAGGGAAGAGATGAAAAGAAGAATAGAGAAAGAGCGAGAGCAGAGGGACGATTGTAGAAATCAACAGAACAGTGATGGTCAACGTACAGAGCGGGTTTATAATAACGAAGATTACGTGCCAGAAAGATGGGACGAAGTGCACACAGACAGAAGAAGACTTGATGGAGAGCAAAGGCAGAGGGACCTAAGCAACGGACAACCGCTACGCACAGACGCAAACAACAACAGACAACCGCTCCGCGCAGACGCAAGCAACAACCCGCAGCAGAGTGCTACAAAACAGGGTGCAAGCCAACTCGAGATAGGTACAGCTGCGCACAGCCAAGACGACAACGGAGATGGAAAAAAGAGAGCGACGGACAAAGAAGGTACTAAAGGTGGCGGCGGGAAGACGTCAAAAAATCACAGCTGGGAGCAACCCAAAAAGCTGAGCATGAATGACTTCATTGAGGAAATAGCAAAAAGAAGGAAGAGGAGaaacaatatatgtataagaCACAAGTGCGCAGACAGCAAACAAGCGGTAAGACAAATAGAGGAGAAACTCCAGgtaaatttaagtaataaaaaatttaacatctaCTCAGAAAATCTATTAATGGTGTATTGTGAGAGTTTTgcagaaaaaattgattttatgaaaaacaGAGGGAACCTGAAAGGTTCAGACATATTTTTAGATGACGATCTAACAACAAGAGAGCAAGAGGTAAACGCATGGCTCAGAAATGTAGAGCAGATACAACGGGAAAAAGGAGCATCTACGAGGAGAAGCTATATGAAAATCTGCATCGACGGAAGGTGGGAACAGTGGAATGAAAAAACAGGGGAGCTAGAAGTGGTAAAGAACAGAAACTAA
- the LOC130671910 gene encoding E3 ubiquitin-protein ligase RNF34 isoform X4, whose amino-acid sequence MDNDITYKTILNSIIPNKIFDDMACEACATKFTLFKRKKQCKDCLRFFCTDCVIRRGDRVLSCDNCSMLSRRPLIKSQVLAMKSKDLKQYLIAKKVSLRGCVEKEDLVNILMRYANGESQIDTELLTNNVSQPLSRPQERYNTPPGSPARRSRSPPVNLRQTVESPQSEHQPDFSSRNHNVDIEEISSEEDISPMQGPEPLITEQEQEFEQVQQVQTELEQDEERDEEIEIQEEQNRSQDNSDNSNQSVFNELSSWTGNVKLSDIMGRSDLEYLNVKQLKDLLRSNRVDFKGCLERSELLDRASRLWDAHKRSREDLNAEGLYDESLCKICWDSPIECVILECGHMACCINCGKQMNECPICRQYVVRVVRFFKA is encoded by the exons ATGGATAATGACATAACCTATAAAACTATACTAAATAGTATTAttccaaataaaatatttgacgaCATGGCTTGTGAAGCCTGTGCAACTAAATTCACATTATTCAAAagaaaa AAACAATGTAAAGAttgtttgagatttttttgcaCAGATTGTGTAATCAGAAGGGGAGACAGAGTTCTAAGCTGTGACAATTGTAGTATGTTATCCAGGAGAccacttataaaatctcaagtATTGGCAATGAAATCAAAAGATCTCAAGCAGTATCTTATAGCAAAGAAAGTATCTCTTAGGGGATGCGTAG aaaaagaaGATTTAGTCAATATTTTGATGAGATATGCAAATGGAGAAAGTCAAATAGACACcgaattattaacaaataatgtTTCTCAACCTTTGAG caGACCTCAGGAAAGATATAATACACCACCTGGTTCTCCAGCAAGACGATCAAGAAGTCCTCCAGTAAACTTAAGACAAACAGTAGAAAGTCCACAATCAGAACATCAGCCAGATTTTTCTTCAAGAAATCATAATGTGGATATAGAAGAAATTTCATCTGAAGAGGATATCAGTCCAATGCAGGGTCCCGAACCATTGATAACAGAGCAAGAACAAGAATTTGAGCAAGTACAGCAAGTACAGACAGAACTAGAGCAGGATGAAGAACGGGACGAAGAAATTGAAATTCAAGAAGAACAAAATCGTTCTCAAGATAATTCCGATAATAGTAATCAGTCGGTATTTAATGAGCTTTCTTCG TGGACTGGTAATGTAAAGCTATCTGATATAATGGGAAGGTCAGATTTAGAATATCTTAAtgttaaacaattaaaagatCTTCTTAGATCAAATCGGGTAGATTTTAAAGGTTGCCTTGAAAGATCTGAATTACTTGACAGAGCTTCGAGACTTTGGGATGCTCATAAACGATCAAGAGAAG atttaaatgCGGAAGGTCTTTACGATGAAAGTTTGTGTAAAATATGTTGGGATTCACCGATTGAATGTGTAATATTAGAATGCGGGCATATGGCTTGTTGTATAAATTGTGGCAAGCAAATGAATGAATGTCCTATTTGTCGTCAATATGTTGTAAGAGTTGTGAGATTTTTCAAagcttaa
- the LOC130671910 gene encoding E3 ubiquitin-protein ligase RNF34 isoform X3 — translation MDNDITYKTILNSIIPNKIFDDMACEACATKFTLFKRKVNNFSKQCKDCLRFFCTDCVIRRGDRVLSCDNCSMLSRRPLIKSQVLAMKSKDLKQYLIAKKVSLRGCVEKEDLVNILMRYANGESQIDTELLTNNVSQPLSRPQERYNTPPGSPARRSRSPPVNLRQTVESPQSEHQPDFSSRNHNVDIEEISSEEDISPMQGPEPLITEQEQEFEQVQQVQTELEQDEERDEEIEIQEEQNRSQDNSDNSNQSVFNELSSWTGNVKLSDIMGRSDLEYLNVKQLKDLLRSNRVDFKGCLERSELLDRASRLWDAHKRSREDLNAEGLYDESLCKICWDSPIECVILECGHMACCINCGKQMNECPICRQYVVRVVRFFKA, via the exons ATGGATAATGACATAACCTATAAAACTATACTAAATAGTATTAttccaaataaaatatttgacgaCATGGCTTGTGAAGCCTGTGCAACTAAATTCACATTATTCAAAagaaaagttaataatttttca AAACAATGTAAAGAttgtttgagatttttttgcaCAGATTGTGTAATCAGAAGGGGAGACAGAGTTCTAAGCTGTGACAATTGTAGTATGTTATCCAGGAGAccacttataaaatctcaagtATTGGCAATGAAATCAAAAGATCTCAAGCAGTATCTTATAGCAAAGAAAGTATCTCTTAGGGGATGCGTAG aaaaagaaGATTTAGTCAATATTTTGATGAGATATGCAAATGGAGAAAGTCAAATAGACACcgaattattaacaaataatgtTTCTCAACCTTTGAG caGACCTCAGGAAAGATATAATACACCACCTGGTTCTCCAGCAAGACGATCAAGAAGTCCTCCAGTAAACTTAAGACAAACAGTAGAAAGTCCACAATCAGAACATCAGCCAGATTTTTCTTCAAGAAATCATAATGTGGATATAGAAGAAATTTCATCTGAAGAGGATATCAGTCCAATGCAGGGTCCCGAACCATTGATAACAGAGCAAGAACAAGAATTTGAGCAAGTACAGCAAGTACAGACAGAACTAGAGCAGGATGAAGAACGGGACGAAGAAATTGAAATTCAAGAAGAACAAAATCGTTCTCAAGATAATTCCGATAATAGTAATCAGTCGGTATTTAATGAGCTTTCTTCG TGGACTGGTAATGTAAAGCTATCTGATATAATGGGAAGGTCAGATTTAGAATATCTTAAtgttaaacaattaaaagatCTTCTTAGATCAAATCGGGTAGATTTTAAAGGTTGCCTTGAAAGATCTGAATTACTTGACAGAGCTTCGAGACTTTGGGATGCTCATAAACGATCAAGAGAAG atttaaatgCGGAAGGTCTTTACGATGAAAGTTTGTGTAAAATATGTTGGGATTCACCGATTGAATGTGTAATATTAGAATGCGGGCATATGGCTTGTTGTATAAATTGTGGCAAGCAAATGAATGAATGTCCTATTTGTCGTCAATATGTTGTAAGAGTTGTGAGATTTTTCAAagcttaa
- the LOC130671910 gene encoding E3 ubiquitin-protein ligase RNF34 isoform X1, whose amino-acid sequence MDNDITYKTILNSIIPNKIFDDMACEACATKFTLFKRKVNNFSVCKQCKDCLRFFCTDCVIRRGDRVLSCDNCSMLSRRPLIKSQVLAMKSKDLKQYLIAKKVSLRGCVEKEDLVNILMRYANGESQIDTELLTNNVSQPLSRPQERYNTPPGSPARRSRSPPVNLRQTVESPQSEHQPDFSSRNHNVDIEEISSEEDISPMQGPEPLITEQEQEFEQVQQVQTELEQDEERDEEIEIQEEQNRSQDNSDNSNQSVFNELSSWTGNVKLSDIMGRSDLEYLNVKQLKDLLRSNRVDFKGCLERSELLDRASRLWDAHKRSREDLNAEGLYDESLCKICWDSPIECVILECGHMACCINCGKQMNECPICRQYVVRVVRFFKA is encoded by the exons ATGGATAATGACATAACCTATAAAACTATACTAAATAGTATTAttccaaataaaatatttgacgaCATGGCTTGTGAAGCCTGTGCAACTAAATTCACATTATTCAAAagaaaagttaataatttttcagtttgt AAACAATGTAAAGAttgtttgagatttttttgcaCAGATTGTGTAATCAGAAGGGGAGACAGAGTTCTAAGCTGTGACAATTGTAGTATGTTATCCAGGAGAccacttataaaatctcaagtATTGGCAATGAAATCAAAAGATCTCAAGCAGTATCTTATAGCAAAGAAAGTATCTCTTAGGGGATGCGTAG aaaaagaaGATTTAGTCAATATTTTGATGAGATATGCAAATGGAGAAAGTCAAATAGACACcgaattattaacaaataatgtTTCTCAACCTTTGAG caGACCTCAGGAAAGATATAATACACCACCTGGTTCTCCAGCAAGACGATCAAGAAGTCCTCCAGTAAACTTAAGACAAACAGTAGAAAGTCCACAATCAGAACATCAGCCAGATTTTTCTTCAAGAAATCATAATGTGGATATAGAAGAAATTTCATCTGAAGAGGATATCAGTCCAATGCAGGGTCCCGAACCATTGATAACAGAGCAAGAACAAGAATTTGAGCAAGTACAGCAAGTACAGACAGAACTAGAGCAGGATGAAGAACGGGACGAAGAAATTGAAATTCAAGAAGAACAAAATCGTTCTCAAGATAATTCCGATAATAGTAATCAGTCGGTATTTAATGAGCTTTCTTCG TGGACTGGTAATGTAAAGCTATCTGATATAATGGGAAGGTCAGATTTAGAATATCTTAAtgttaaacaattaaaagatCTTCTTAGATCAAATCGGGTAGATTTTAAAGGTTGCCTTGAAAGATCTGAATTACTTGACAGAGCTTCGAGACTTTGGGATGCTCATAAACGATCAAGAGAAG atttaaatgCGGAAGGTCTTTACGATGAAAGTTTGTGTAAAATATGTTGGGATTCACCGATTGAATGTGTAATATTAGAATGCGGGCATATGGCTTGTTGTATAAATTGTGGCAAGCAAATGAATGAATGTCCTATTTGTCGTCAATATGTTGTAAGAGTTGTGAGATTTTTCAAagcttaa
- the LOC130671910 gene encoding E3 ubiquitin-protein ligase RNF34 isoform X2, whose amino-acid sequence MDNDITYKTILNSIIPNKIFDDMACEACATKFTLFKRKVNNFSVCKQCKDCLRFFCTDCVIRRGDRVLSCDNCSMLSRRPLIKSQVLAMKSKDLKQYLIAKKVSLRGCVEKEDLVNILMRYANGESQIDTELLTNNVSQPLRPQERYNTPPGSPARRSRSPPVNLRQTVESPQSEHQPDFSSRNHNVDIEEISSEEDISPMQGPEPLITEQEQEFEQVQQVQTELEQDEERDEEIEIQEEQNRSQDNSDNSNQSVFNELSSWTGNVKLSDIMGRSDLEYLNVKQLKDLLRSNRVDFKGCLERSELLDRASRLWDAHKRSREDLNAEGLYDESLCKICWDSPIECVILECGHMACCINCGKQMNECPICRQYVVRVVRFFKA is encoded by the exons ATGGATAATGACATAACCTATAAAACTATACTAAATAGTATTAttccaaataaaatatttgacgaCATGGCTTGTGAAGCCTGTGCAACTAAATTCACATTATTCAAAagaaaagttaataatttttcagtttgt AAACAATGTAAAGAttgtttgagatttttttgcaCAGATTGTGTAATCAGAAGGGGAGACAGAGTTCTAAGCTGTGACAATTGTAGTATGTTATCCAGGAGAccacttataaaatctcaagtATTGGCAATGAAATCAAAAGATCTCAAGCAGTATCTTATAGCAAAGAAAGTATCTCTTAGGGGATGCGTAG aaaaagaaGATTTAGTCAATATTTTGATGAGATATGCAAATGGAGAAAGTCAAATAGACACcgaattattaacaaataatgtTTCTCAACCTTTGAG ACCTCAGGAAAGATATAATACACCACCTGGTTCTCCAGCAAGACGATCAAGAAGTCCTCCAGTAAACTTAAGACAAACAGTAGAAAGTCCACAATCAGAACATCAGCCAGATTTTTCTTCAAGAAATCATAATGTGGATATAGAAGAAATTTCATCTGAAGAGGATATCAGTCCAATGCAGGGTCCCGAACCATTGATAACAGAGCAAGAACAAGAATTTGAGCAAGTACAGCAAGTACAGACAGAACTAGAGCAGGATGAAGAACGGGACGAAGAAATTGAAATTCAAGAAGAACAAAATCGTTCTCAAGATAATTCCGATAATAGTAATCAGTCGGTATTTAATGAGCTTTCTTCG TGGACTGGTAATGTAAAGCTATCTGATATAATGGGAAGGTCAGATTTAGAATATCTTAAtgttaaacaattaaaagatCTTCTTAGATCAAATCGGGTAGATTTTAAAGGTTGCCTTGAAAGATCTGAATTACTTGACAGAGCTTCGAGACTTTGGGATGCTCATAAACGATCAAGAGAAG atttaaatgCGGAAGGTCTTTACGATGAAAGTTTGTGTAAAATATGTTGGGATTCACCGATTGAATGTGTAATATTAGAATGCGGGCATATGGCTTGTTGTATAAATTGTGGCAAGCAAATGAATGAATGTCCTATTTGTCGTCAATATGTTGTAAGAGTTGTGAGATTTTTCAAagcttaa
- the LOC130671913 gene encoding LOW QUALITY PROTEIN: uncharacterized protein LOC130671913 (The sequence of the model RefSeq protein was modified relative to this genomic sequence to represent the inferred CDS: deleted 2 bases in 1 codon; substituted 1 base at 1 genomic stop codon), translated as MQKIQQDYYGDVHGEPIKPDVWIRGKKRRLDHLTWEEKLQRKKLKNRVAAQTSRDRKKAKLDELEETVRTLMEKNEFIAEECTSLRAQNKALLTENQRLKEGNKNVNKTDDRYCSMCLGCWLCCTRAGISRIPHXPSAAGWGNSTGTIPNTISKCGDTVEDIDPLPPLEELFADIQSDDYIERLEELAESLLREVTAEVEAHSQRPNQQVTIKKDTFEESDDTKKMVGQTSKNVEASPICSSLNLYPKESSSAQYLKKSSTPSEIFKREVKVKQEPVANDMDTVYGTYDEATNCITIIYPGEDDSIRIDECVQEISSDESTNLTPTYSYNDHVSPAYSMADSMSPSSIHSDDSEVNSACYKFQSNNSNSGYESHDSPQIERNTGTTALTDLWHESFSELFPSLV; from the exons atgcaaaaaattcaACAAGATTATTACGGAGATGTACATGGTGAACCTATCAAACCAGATGTATGGATAAGAGGTAAAAAACGAAGACTTGATCATCTTACGTGGGAAGAAAAACTTCAAAGAAA gaaattaaaaaatagagttGCTGCACAAACATCTCGAGATCGTAAAAAAGCAAAGCTTGATGAATTAGAAGAAACAGTTAGAactttaatggaaaaaaatgaatttatcgCAGAAGAATGTACAAGCCTAAGAGCTCAAAACAAAGCATTACTTACGGAAAATCAAAGACTGAAAGAAGGAAATAAAAACGTCAATAAAACAGACGACCGTTATTGCTCAATGTGTTTGGGT TGTTGGTTGTGTTGCACCCGCGCTGGGATCAGCCGTATCCCCCATTAACCCTCTGCCGCAGGGTGGGGCAACTCAACTGGGACCATCCCTAACACCATCAGCAAGTGCGGAGATACTGTTGAAGATATTGACCCTTTACCTCCTCTGGAGGAACTCTTTGCAGACATCCAAAGTGATGATTACATCGAGCGACTCGAAGAGCTTGCAGAAAGTCTTTTGCGAGAAGTTACCGCTGAAGTGGAAGCTCATTCTCAAAGACCAAATCAACAg gtcACCATCAAGAAAGATACCTTTGAAGAATCTgatgatacaaaaaaaatggtgGGGCAGACATCAAAAAATGTGGAAGCCAGTCCAATCTGTTCTAGCTTAAATCTTTATCCAAAAGAGTCAAGCTCCGctcaatacttaaaaaaatcatcaacaCCATCAGAAATATTCAAACGTGAAGTTAAAGTTAAACAAGAACCAGTTGCTAACGATATGGACACAGTTTATGGAACGTACGATGAGGCTACAAACtgtattactattatttatccAGGAGAGGATGATAGTATTAGGATAGATGAATGTGTTCAGGAAATTAGCAGTGATGAATCAACTAATTTGACACCGACCTATTCGTATAATGATCATGTTTCACCTGCTTATTCAATGGCAGATTCTATGTCACCATCTAGCATTCATTCTGATGACTCTGAGGTCAATTCAGCatgttataaatttcaatctaataattcaaatagtggATATGAGTCTCACGATTCACCACAAATTGAGAGGAATACTGGCACTACAGCACTTACAGATTTATGGCACGAAAGTTTTTCGGAATTATTTCCAAGTCttgtttaa